In Pseudobacter ginsenosidimutans, the following are encoded in one genomic region:
- a CDS encoding 7-carboxy-7-deazaguanine synthase QueE has product MSTIVTTQLPVMEYFYTLQGEGYHQGRAAYFIRLGGCDVGCVWCDVKESWDASKHPLLSLETIVEGAAQFPGRIAIITGGEPLMHDLGPLTDALHDAGFQTHIETSGAHPLSGEWDWICLSPKKFKTPLPEILPLANELKVVVYNKSDFEWAEKYAAQVGPNCKLYLQPEWSKSQQVTPLIIDYIKDHPQWEFSLQLHKYIHVP; this is encoded by the coding sequence ATGTCTACCATTGTTACCACCCAGCTTCCTGTGATGGAATATTTCTACACCCTGCAGGGTGAGGGCTATCACCAGGGAAGAGCCGCTTACTTCATCCGCCTTGGCGGTTGTGATGTAGGCTGCGTATGGTGTGATGTGAAAGAAAGTTGGGACGCTTCCAAACATCCTTTACTGAGCCTGGAAACCATAGTGGAAGGTGCAGCTCAGTTCCCCGGCCGCATTGCCATCATTACCGGCGGCGAACCGCTGATGCATGATCTCGGCCCCCTCACGGATGCCCTGCACGATGCCGGCTTCCAAACACATATCGAAACCTCCGGCGCCCATCCGCTCAGCGGAGAATGGGACTGGATCTGCCTTTCGCCCAAAAAATTCAAAACCCCTCTTCCGGAGATACTCCCCCTGGCCAATGAATTGAAAGTAGTGGTATATAATAAAAGCGATTTCGAGTGGGCTGAAAAATATGCAGCACAGGTTGGCCCGAATTGCAAGCTCTACCTGCAACCGGAATGGAGCAAAAGCCAGCAGGTGACCCCGCTCATTATCGACTATATCAAGGACCATCCCCAATGGGAGTTCTCACTGCAACTGCACAAATACATTCATGTACCCTGA